A single genomic interval of Aureliella helgolandensis harbors:
- a CDS encoding copper oxidase encodes MTPDEDRRQFLKLGSLVAAGGLLAGKSAAQQPPSAAGPPVPMAGSHAGHESAPQPQIPADSDVKAEYDGFSRFKPSRGNDPDSEFYLGKRVPGFRSVEAGPAPFEAPDLTKLPWKMVNGAKEFHLVPMAVEREFLPGYKMNVYGYNDTMPGPTIEVNQGDRVRIIVTNELPESTTVHWHGFELPVQYDGSETLTQNPIEPGKSFVYEFDIHEEGTFFYHAHVPMQEAFGSVGWFIVHPRKVFDPPVDRDFGLIFQNFFIEPNQTIADSWRMDWNWHTINGRSGPYTTPLVVKHGERVRVRLMNFAPMQHHPIHLHGHTFWVTGHEGARAPKTAWIPRNNVLVGIAQATDFEFVANNPGDWMFHCHMVHHMMNHMTRQVGPRIRKNVSVDQYLANTATRPPVDASRDDPGFATPGYPQEMKSMNMSDSMMETIWNRREVQGMRAMWPMSIMGLMTALRVLPEDLYHKVMETDEPVDKGSVFEEIVRRFGNPDDYEPGKMKMMPGMKM; translated from the coding sequence ATGACACCAGACGAAGATCGCCGTCAGTTTTTGAAGCTTGGTTCCTTGGTTGCCGCTGGTGGATTGCTGGCAGGTAAATCTGCAGCTCAGCAGCCTCCGAGTGCTGCTGGCCCGCCGGTTCCCATGGCTGGCAGTCATGCTGGCCACGAGTCGGCACCGCAACCACAAATCCCCGCCGATTCCGATGTCAAAGCAGAGTATGATGGATTTTCACGCTTCAAACCTAGTCGAGGCAATGACCCCGACTCGGAGTTCTATCTTGGGAAGCGTGTGCCGGGCTTTCGTAGCGTTGAGGCTGGGCCGGCTCCGTTTGAAGCGCCTGACCTAACCAAATTGCCTTGGAAAATGGTGAATGGCGCTAAGGAGTTTCATTTGGTTCCAATGGCTGTTGAACGTGAGTTCCTGCCTGGCTACAAAATGAACGTTTATGGCTACAACGACACCATGCCTGGACCTACGATCGAGGTCAACCAAGGCGACCGCGTGCGCATCATCGTCACCAACGAACTTCCCGAATCGACGACCGTGCACTGGCATGGCTTTGAACTGCCAGTTCAATACGATGGTAGTGAGACTCTAACGCAGAACCCCATCGAACCGGGCAAATCGTTTGTCTACGAATTTGACATCCATGAAGAGGGGACGTTCTTCTATCACGCACACGTGCCCATGCAAGAGGCTTTTGGGAGCGTCGGTTGGTTCATTGTCCATCCGCGCAAAGTATTCGACCCACCAGTTGATCGCGATTTCGGTTTGATCTTCCAGAATTTCTTTATTGAACCGAATCAAACGATCGCCGACAGTTGGCGGATGGATTGGAACTGGCACACGATCAATGGTCGCAGTGGCCCCTATACGACGCCACTGGTGGTCAAACACGGTGAGCGAGTCAGAGTTCGACTCATGAATTTTGCGCCCATGCAGCATCACCCCATTCACCTACACGGACATACATTCTGGGTGACCGGCCATGAAGGAGCACGGGCTCCCAAAACTGCTTGGATACCTCGCAACAACGTGTTGGTTGGTATCGCACAGGCGACCGACTTCGAGTTCGTTGCCAATAACCCTGGCGACTGGATGTTCCATTGTCACATGGTTCACCACATGATGAATCACATGACACGACAAGTGGGTCCGCGCATTCGCAAGAATGTTTCGGTGGACCAATATCTGGCCAACACCGCCACACGACCCCCAGTGGATGCCAGCAGGGACGATCCAGGCTTTGCGACTCCAGGCTATCCGCAAGAAATGAAATCCATGAATATGTCCGATTCGATGATGGAGACCATTTGGAATCGTCGCGAAGTACAGGGGATGCGAGCGATGTGGCCGATGTCGATCATGGGCCTGATGACCGCGTTGCGCGTGCTTCCAGAGGACTTGTACCACAAGGTCATGGAGACAGATGAGCCCGTGGACAAAGGGAGCGTCTTTGAGGAGATCGTGCGCCGGTTCGGAAATCCAGACGACTACGAGCCTGGAAAAATGAAAATGATGCCAGGCATGAAAATGTAA
- a CDS encoding GNAT family N-acetyltransferase, whose protein sequence is MSVLTRLRYLPYRAIRRIGTADISRVFGVEYFELRPTLLPQGFEFVELTTERFRELLTLFPELFNESRLDDLAKKRANCYAIFEKEILAAFSWVSIGDVPAEFNHNGDLQAGLPISMPEDTGFVHNVLVMPEYRGERLYGAMMSAMELPLRARGVRRLLLTTDATNENSLRAVRRMGFQELGTAWIFRLGRLTFSGYPPSPVFDSVTFGRYKGDRSKKAMKA, encoded by the coding sequence ATGAGTGTGCTAACGCGGCTGCGCTACTTACCTTACCGGGCGATTCGACGCATCGGTACGGCAGACATCAGCCGCGTGTTTGGAGTGGAGTACTTCGAACTTCGTCCAACGCTACTTCCACAGGGTTTTGAATTCGTCGAACTAACCACGGAGCGCTTTCGCGAATTACTCACTCTGTTTCCAGAATTGTTCAACGAATCGCGACTGGACGACTTGGCTAAGAAACGCGCCAATTGCTACGCAATATTCGAAAAAGAAATACTCGCTGCGTTCTCATGGGTATCAATTGGCGACGTTCCAGCCGAATTCAATCACAACGGTGATTTGCAGGCGGGGCTTCCAATCTCTATGCCGGAGGACACAGGCTTCGTACACAACGTCCTTGTAATGCCCGAGTATCGCGGCGAAAGACTATATGGAGCGATGATGAGCGCGATGGAGCTACCCTTGCGTGCGCGAGGAGTTCGCCGTCTGCTGCTCACGACGGACGCTACCAACGAGAATTCGCTCAGGGCTGTTCGACGTATGGGGTTTCAGGAACTGGGGACCGCGTGGATATTTCGACTCGGTAGACTTACGTTTTCAGGCTACCCACCTTCGCCCGTATTCGATTCGGTTACTTTTGGTCGCTACAAGGGAGACCGAAGCAAGAAAGCAATGAAGGCATGA
- a CDS encoding PP2C family protein-serine/threonine phosphatase, which produces MRTRFWNRLPIRRQLMLAVNGLLLFVVSAFLLIGHGIRLRDAEREKRIALAEESKTVYESVDAIANRGNEYIQKLIDDICARMNTDESPGHHIAVDWQGSSMQAKSHGRASHDMLHAMRSVATDSGTTGLPFVVGIFEGPKGTIYVSESRSSLLYGARQELFRQITGVLVAGALAGLMVNFVLRRVVTKPLRRLMTALKSIGEGDLNVIAEGRSCEELSFLAEQINEMSGKLAAADEDRRLHMKKAHEIQQHLRPSVANHGMIETAEVFEPADDVGGDYFDIIPLGEGRCLLCLADVSGHGVPAAMAAAVIKTLVLEAIEVTQSPAEILTRINRRYTEIIMPGHFATMVVVVVDEKRMFLSCGNAGHEHPFIQMPGKAVQRFEESDLVIGVDQDTVYSEVKMQIDLGTKIVLVSDGVTEMFDPDEHQFGTQRVAKVMEEFAGDNPKQLVARFSDALKAFRKMRPPFDDTTLLVARVG; this is translated from the coding sequence ATGAGAACTCGGTTTTGGAATCGCCTACCGATACGTCGTCAGTTGATGTTGGCGGTCAATGGTCTACTTCTTTTCGTTGTAAGTGCTTTCCTATTGATTGGGCACGGGATACGGCTTCGCGATGCCGAGCGTGAAAAGCGAATTGCGTTGGCTGAGGAATCCAAAACAGTCTATGAATCTGTGGATGCGATTGCGAATCGAGGCAACGAGTACATACAAAAACTGATCGACGACATATGCGCTCGAATGAACACCGACGAATCACCTGGGCATCATATTGCTGTCGATTGGCAGGGTAGCTCGATGCAAGCGAAGTCCCACGGACGAGCTTCTCACGACATGCTCCATGCAATGCGAAGTGTAGCAACGGACTCTGGTACGACTGGGCTGCCATTCGTCGTTGGTATATTCGAGGGACCTAAAGGAACGATCTACGTTTCCGAATCACGAAGCTCTTTGCTTTACGGCGCTAGACAAGAACTATTTCGCCAAATCACCGGAGTATTGGTCGCTGGGGCTTTGGCTGGACTGATGGTCAACTTTGTCCTGCGGAGAGTCGTTACCAAACCATTGCGTCGTCTGATGACAGCTTTGAAAAGCATTGGTGAGGGAGACCTAAATGTGATTGCCGAAGGGCGAAGCTGTGAAGAGTTGAGTTTTCTGGCAGAACAGATCAACGAGATGAGTGGCAAGCTTGCAGCAGCCGATGAAGACCGTCGCCTTCACATGAAAAAGGCTCATGAGATTCAGCAGCATTTGCGTCCATCCGTTGCCAACCACGGAATGATTGAGACGGCGGAAGTCTTTGAACCCGCTGACGATGTGGGTGGTGACTATTTCGATATCATTCCGCTCGGTGAGGGACGCTGCCTGCTTTGCCTCGCAGATGTATCTGGGCACGGAGTTCCGGCAGCAATGGCAGCGGCGGTGATTAAAACTCTCGTGCTTGAAGCAATCGAGGTGACGCAAAGTCCAGCGGAAATCCTGACTCGCATCAATCGCCGATATACGGAAATCATCATGCCGGGGCACTTCGCAACCATGGTTGTCGTTGTGGTTGACGAGAAAAGAATGTTCCTAAGCTGTGGCAATGCCGGGCACGAACACCCCTTCATTCAAATGCCGGGAAAGGCCGTGCAGCGCTTTGAGGAAAGTGACCTTGTAATTGGCGTGGATCAAGACACGGTTTACTCGGAAGTGAAAATGCAAATTGATCTGGGAACGAAGATCGTACTGGTGTCGGATGGAGTGACCGAGATGTTTGACCCTGACGAACATCAATTCGGAACTCAACGAGTCGCCAAAGTCATGGAAGAGTTTGCTGGTGACAATCCTAAGCAACTTGTAGCAAGGTTCTCAGATGCCTTGAAAGCATTTCGCAAAATGCGTCCGCCTTTTGACGACACAACTCTGCTGGTAGCAAGAGTCGGATGA
- a CDS encoding heavy metal translocating P-type ATPase: MVSTKVTATDPVCGMTVNPGEALHSEHEGRPYYFCSAGCQRKFEEDPSGVLTDRADKDSAKKYETKEDASCCSSGKHGGSSTMANDWKSDSKAIYTCPMHPEIEQIGPGDCPICGMDLEPKVIDFADSGDGEQYAGMKRRFWIGVALSVPLLVIAMGPMVGLQVAEWMGNAAFGWLQLALATPVVFWCGWPLLVRGAKSFLSLNLNMFSLIAVGTLAAYLFSLVVVLLPSVIPEAFFENGVPPLYFEAAAVIITLVLLGQVLELRARQQTGGAIRALMQLTPETAHRIVDGGEEEVSLDSVRKGDRLRVRPGEKVPVDGRVVSGSSNVDESMLTGEPIPVSKSEGDEVTGGTLNQTGALVMEAVGVGADTVLHRIVQMVADAQRSRAPIQKLVDVVARYFVPAVILCSILTFIGWALLGPQPQLAHAFVAAVAVLIIACPCALGLATPMSVMVGVGRGAREGVLIKNAEVLEVMEKIDTVVVDKTGTLTQGRPEVSAIEIFGEWKQADVLGLAAAVESQSEHPLAQAVVRRVKADNLSFPEASDFESITGGGVRARVDGHAVLIGKADLLEEQSVSEVSAGKVNAAQHQSQGATVVFVAIDGKLAAMVAITDPIKESTPAALETLHGLGLRVIMLTGDAEPTARAVAERLGIDEFHAGVSPENKHKFVKRLKNEGKVVAMAGDGINDAPALAEADVGIAMGTGTGVAIESAGVTLVGGDLRGVAAANSLSRKTMSNIRQNLFFAFIYNALGIPVAAGLLYPFFGVLLSPMIAAAAMSFSSVSVIANALRLRSAELT, translated from the coding sequence ATGGTCTCAACGAAAGTCACTGCCACAGATCCGGTCTGCGGAATGACTGTGAATCCAGGTGAAGCACTCCACAGTGAACATGAGGGTAGGCCATATTATTTTTGTAGCGCCGGATGTCAAAGAAAATTTGAAGAAGATCCGAGTGGTGTTTTGACCGACAGAGCGGACAAAGACTCAGCTAAGAAATATGAAACGAAGGAAGACGCTTCGTGTTGCAGCAGCGGTAAACATGGTGGCTCGTCGACCATGGCGAACGATTGGAAGTCAGACTCCAAAGCAATCTACACTTGCCCCATGCACCCGGAGATCGAACAAATAGGTCCAGGTGATTGCCCAATCTGCGGGATGGACCTGGAACCGAAGGTCATCGACTTTGCGGACAGCGGAGACGGCGAACAGTATGCTGGCATGAAGCGTCGCTTTTGGATCGGAGTTGCTCTATCCGTGCCGCTACTGGTGATCGCGATGGGTCCCATGGTGGGTTTACAAGTTGCGGAATGGATGGGTAACGCAGCGTTTGGATGGCTGCAGCTTGCTTTGGCCACGCCGGTAGTATTCTGGTGTGGGTGGCCATTGCTGGTACGCGGGGCGAAGTCGTTTCTCAGCTTGAATTTGAACATGTTCTCGCTGATTGCGGTCGGAACCCTGGCGGCCTATCTGTTTAGTCTGGTCGTTGTCTTGCTGCCAAGCGTGATACCTGAAGCATTCTTCGAAAATGGCGTGCCACCGCTGTACTTTGAGGCAGCCGCTGTGATCATCACGCTGGTCTTACTTGGCCAAGTGTTGGAGCTGCGCGCTCGCCAGCAAACTGGCGGTGCAATTCGAGCTCTGATGCAGCTCACACCGGAAACGGCCCATCGTATCGTCGACGGTGGCGAAGAGGAAGTCTCGCTGGATTCCGTTCGCAAGGGCGACCGCCTGCGAGTGCGACCCGGCGAGAAGGTTCCGGTGGATGGTCGTGTCGTCAGTGGCTCAAGCAACGTGGATGAGTCGATGCTGACGGGCGAACCCATTCCGGTGAGCAAAAGTGAGGGTGATGAAGTCACGGGAGGGACGCTGAACCAGACGGGTGCGTTGGTGATGGAAGCCGTGGGAGTGGGTGCTGACACTGTGCTGCACCGCATTGTTCAGATGGTTGCCGACGCTCAGCGAAGCCGTGCTCCAATCCAAAAGCTTGTCGATGTCGTAGCGCGTTACTTTGTCCCCGCCGTGATCCTTTGTTCGATTCTGACCTTCATTGGTTGGGCTCTGCTCGGCCCCCAACCGCAACTTGCACATGCATTTGTGGCTGCAGTGGCAGTGCTGATCATTGCTTGCCCTTGCGCTCTAGGGCTTGCAACTCCCATGTCCGTCATGGTCGGCGTTGGTCGCGGCGCGAGAGAAGGCGTATTGATCAAGAACGCAGAAGTCTTGGAAGTCATGGAAAAAATTGACACAGTTGTGGTCGACAAGACCGGGACGCTGACTCAAGGGCGACCCGAAGTGTCCGCGATTGAAATCTTTGGAGAATGGAAACAAGCCGACGTACTTGGACTTGCTGCGGCGGTCGAAAGTCAAAGCGAACATCCGTTGGCTCAAGCCGTAGTGCGACGGGTCAAAGCGGATAATCTCTCGTTCCCGGAAGCAAGTGACTTCGAAAGTATTACGGGCGGCGGCGTGCGCGCCCGCGTCGATGGTCACGCCGTGTTGATCGGCAAGGCCGACCTGCTGGAAGAACAATCGGTATCGGAAGTTTCGGCTGGAAAAGTGAATGCTGCTCAACATCAATCCCAAGGTGCAACGGTTGTTTTCGTCGCGATCGACGGAAAACTTGCGGCAATGGTGGCTATCACCGACCCAATTAAAGAAAGTACGCCAGCCGCTTTGGAGACATTGCATGGGCTCGGACTTAGAGTCATCATGCTCACCGGAGATGCCGAACCGACGGCCCGAGCTGTGGCAGAGAGGCTCGGCATTGATGAATTTCATGCTGGCGTCTCTCCTGAGAACAAGCATAAGTTCGTGAAGCGTTTGAAAAATGAAGGCAAAGTCGTAGCGATGGCAGGTGACGGGATCAACGATGCTCCTGCTTTAGCTGAAGCCGATGTCGGCATTGCGATGGGCACTGGAACAGGCGTAGCGATTGAATCAGCCGGTGTCACTTTGGTTGGTGGAGATTTGCGCGGCGTGGCGGCAGCCAACAGTTTGAGTCGCAAAACGATGAGCAACATTCGCCAGAACTTGTTCTTCGCTTTCATTTATAACGCGCTCGGAATCCCAGTTGCGGCGGGGTTGCTCTACCCGTTCTTTGGTGTTTTGCTGAGCCCAATGATTGCTGCGGCAGCCATGAGTTTTAGTAGCGTTTCAGTTATTGCCAACGCACTGCGACTGCGCTCGGCGGAATTAACATGA
- a CDS encoding TolC family protein — MKCKHSRIRKLLTLALSASASMASAQQAHFSDGSARSMTMPADRRVLPESELPPLPEVPTGFFDSGLSETANQSSYTLDYLLQLAAANNPTIRQARRQISGETAKALQAGLYPNPILMYVGEKINSDGSAGEFQGFEIQQRFVTANKLQLSRLKYRQRAQVAEHLAIAQQYRVSNDIQKHFYQTLAASERLDMRRELLKTAEDTSVTARELYNQGQTTLPGIRRANIDLQQHRLDLLNAENEFAEAFRKLTAVIGCDISLGYIDGNLRPQRALPTFDAVYAELIDNSPEVLAARAKLAADHTAVRRESVQWVPDIVVQGGPGYNFSNYDPVYNASVRLELPIYDRNQGTILQARNDLARQREEIRRIELLLRERLAMAYRTYATSLQHATEYEGVIIPERQRAYEELLQSYKENRVDWPEILDAQTALFTARLQQIDQFRDVRIQETLIDGFLLEGGLMAAESSTPPGHIDSVPKPR, encoded by the coding sequence ATGAAGTGCAAGCATTCCCGAATCCGCAAGTTGTTGACGCTAGCATTGTCCGCGTCGGCTTCCATGGCCTCGGCACAACAGGCGCATTTTAGCGACGGCAGCGCCCGCTCGATGACGATGCCCGCCGATCGTCGCGTGTTGCCAGAAAGCGAACTCCCTCCGCTGCCCGAAGTGCCAACTGGCTTCTTCGACTCTGGTCTCAGCGAAACCGCAAACCAATCCAGCTATACGCTCGATTATTTGCTTCAGTTGGCGGCAGCCAACAATCCCACTATCCGCCAGGCGCGGCGCCAGATTTCCGGCGAAACAGCCAAAGCACTGCAGGCCGGCTTGTATCCAAATCCAATCTTGATGTATGTCGGGGAAAAAATAAACAGCGACGGGAGCGCGGGTGAGTTTCAGGGATTTGAAATACAGCAACGCTTTGTGACCGCCAATAAATTGCAATTGAGTCGCTTGAAGTACCGTCAGCGGGCTCAAGTCGCCGAGCATCTGGCGATCGCTCAGCAATACCGCGTCAGCAATGATATTCAAAAGCACTTCTATCAGACGCTGGCGGCATCGGAGCGATTGGATATGCGGCGGGAGTTACTTAAGACGGCCGAAGACACTAGTGTTACCGCACGGGAGTTGTATAACCAAGGTCAGACGACGCTGCCCGGCATTCGACGCGCCAACATCGATTTGCAACAACATCGCTTGGATCTGCTCAATGCAGAGAATGAATTCGCCGAAGCATTTCGTAAACTGACTGCTGTAATCGGCTGCGATATATCTCTTGGGTATATCGACGGAAACCTGCGTCCCCAACGGGCGCTTCCCACTTTCGATGCCGTCTATGCCGAGTTGATTGACAATAGCCCCGAGGTGTTGGCAGCCCGAGCCAAATTGGCGGCTGACCATACCGCCGTACGTCGCGAATCAGTGCAGTGGGTTCCAGATATCGTTGTTCAAGGGGGCCCGGGCTATAACTTTTCCAATTATGACCCTGTGTATAATGCAAGCGTACGACTTGAATTGCCCATTTATGACCGGAATCAGGGGACGATTCTTCAAGCGCGAAATGATTTGGCTCGTCAGCGGGAGGAAATTCGTCGGATCGAACTGCTCTTGCGTGAGCGTTTGGCAATGGCTTACCGCACCTATGCAACTTCTTTGCAGCATGCCACGGAATACGAGGGAGTGATCATCCCGGAGCGACAGCGGGCTTATGAAGAACTGCTACAAAGTTACAAAGAAAATCGAGTTGACTGGCCTGAAATACTGGATGCGCAAACCGCTTTGTTTACTGCGAGGCTTCAACAAATTGATCAGTTTCGTGATGTGCGAATTCAGGAAACGCTTATCGATGGCTTCCTGCTCGAAGGTGGCTTGATGGCCGCCGAAAGTTCCACGCCTCCAGGGCATATCGATTCCGTTCCAAAGCCCAGATAG
- a CDS encoding metal-sensitive transcriptional regulator has product MLSDDDKKKLDHRLARVLGQVEAVRRMIEDEEYCVNILMQLSAATGALDKVGQIILKQHIQTCVSDAIKSGSSQDRDEKIEELMNVFRKYGE; this is encoded by the coding sequence ATGCTCTCTGACGACGACAAGAAGAAGCTAGACCATCGCCTAGCCCGAGTGTTGGGCCAAGTTGAAGCGGTTAGGCGAATGATCGAGGACGAGGAGTACTGCGTCAATATCCTGATGCAGTTGTCTGCGGCGACGGGCGCATTAGACAAGGTCGGTCAGATCATCTTGAAGCAGCATATCCAAACGTGCGTCAGCGATGCGATCAAGAGCGGCAGTTCCCAGGACCGCGACGAAAAGATTGAAGAGCTGATGAACGTCTTTCGGAAGTACGGCGAGTGA